A DNA window from Hoplias malabaricus isolate fHopMal1 chromosome 5, fHopMal1.hap1, whole genome shotgun sequence contains the following coding sequences:
- the asb14a gene encoding dynein axonemal heavy chain 12, with translation MDFETPEEIFDEDVATQYMIEQSILPSSKQVEFTDVFPGDRCRIFQTSPERDKVSSAISRGDEAALQKLTVHQDAFSEEDNTGHIPLHEAAMQNNQYILQITFKASPTDAKHRRTHRGKTPLFLAVEKGLLDNACYLLDNGSSPDCLDGEEDTPLFIAIRNNHYDMMKLLLFFNIRVNQEGANRRTALHEAARLGLTDIVELLLKSGANADPRSAYGLTPLALAAQAGHLEIVKALLSKGADVMSQAQDSATILFEASASGNPEVISLLLEHGADANVPKHTGHLPIHRVAHRGHVKALSLLIPVTTWEAVEESGMSPLHSAAAGGHVQCLEMLLDADYDPNFMLYAWVRRNYDDQRKSALYFAVCNEDLQSTRLLLEAGAMPNQDPVKCLQVALRLGNYELIETLLRYGANVNYFCRVNTTHFPSALQYALKDEVVLRMLLNYGYEVQRCFHCPYGDRAHIPDDYEGWTPSVIKDTTFCEVITVYWLKHLAGNIVRIMLDYVDHVRFCCKLKATLMEHKQWPEICTIQENVRSLQHLCRLRIRKCLGRLRLRAPVFMSFLHLPKPLKDYILYKEYDVYGQKCQSQAE, from the exons ATGGATTTTGAAACCCCAGAAGAGATTTTTGATGAGGATGTGGCAACCCAGTACATGATTGAGCAGAGCATCCTGCCCAGCAGTAAACAGGTGGAGTTTACCGACGTCTTCCCTGGAGATCGATGCAG GATATTTCAGACAAGTCCAGAAAGAGACAAAGTGTCCAGTGCCATCAGTCGAG GCGACGAGGCTGCGCTCCAGAAGCTCACCGTCCACCAGGACGCTTTCTCTGAGGAGGACAACACCGGCCATATTCCCTTACACGAGGCCGCCATGCAGAACAACCAGTACATCCTCCAGATCACCTTCAAAG CTTCTCCCACGGATGCTAAGCACAGGAGAACTCACCGAGGCAAGACTCCACTGTTCTTGGCGGTAGAGAAGGGTCTTCTGGACAATGCCTGCTACCTGCTGGACAATGGGAGTAGTCCAGATTGCCTGGACGGTGAGGAGGACACGCCTCTTTTCATAG CAATAAGAAACAACCACTACGACATGATGAAGCTCCTTCTCTTCTTTAACATCCGTGTGAACCAGGAGGGGGCCAACCGCAGGACAGCGCTCCACGAGGCCGCTCGCCTCGGACTGACCGACATCGTGGAACTGCTGCTGAAGTCAGGGGCCAACGCCGACCCCCGGAGCGCCTACGGACTCACTCCACTGGCCCTGGCCGCACAGGCTGGACACCTGGAGATAGTGAAGGCCCTCCTCAGCAAAG GGGCTGATGTGATGTCACAGGCTCAAGACAGCGCCACAATCCTCTTTGAGGCATCGGCGTCCGGGAACCCTGAGGTCATTTCTCTGCTGCTGGAGCACGGAGCGGACGCTAATGTTCCCAAACACACAGGACACCTCCCCATCCACAGAGTGGCCCACCGCGGACACGTGAA AGCTCTGTCTCTGCTGATCCCTGTGACCACCTGGGAGGCTGTGGAAGAGAGTGGGATGAGTCCACTCCACTCCGCAGCTGCCGGTGGACACGTCCAGTGCCTGGAGATGCTGCTGGACGCCGATTACGACCCCAACTTCATGCTGTATGCCTGGGTGCGCCGCAATTATGACGACCAGCGTAAATCTGCGCTGTACTTCGCCGTGTGTAACGAGGACCTGCAGTCCACCAGGTTACTGCTGGAGGCAGGAGCCATGCCCAACCAGGACCCGGTCAAGTGCCTGCAGGTGGCGCTACGCCTGGGCAACTACGAGCTGATAGAAACCCTACTGAGGTATGGGGCCAACGTCAACTACTTCTGCAGAGTGAACACCACCCACTTCCCCTCCGCCCTGCAGTACGCCCTAAAGGACGAGGTGGTGCTGAGGATGCTGCTTAACTATGGCTATGAGGTGCAGCGCTGCTTCCACTGTCCATATGGAGATAGAGCCCACATACCTGACGACTACGAGGGCTGGACCCCTTCAGTCATCAAGGACACCACA TTCTGTGAAGTGATCACTGTGTACTGGCTGAAACATCTGGCTGGAAATATCGTGCGCATCATGTTAGATTACGTCGACCATGTCAGGTTTTGCTGCAAACTCAAGGCGACTCTGATGGAGCACAAACAGTGGCCGGAGATCTGCACGATTCAAG
- the atp6ap1la gene encoding ATPase H+ transporting accessory protein 1 like a, translating into MAPRGRAMALALFSFIFLQVFPPSLQRDPALQSSTDPSSRDTAADNAVSGEGRVGSYGDVDGSVLMVETLQERRPHSPPPSRRKLLQSAGIMPYTPLTVAFNGKTCILFRARKLAVRYRNHTLVDLTERAFGPEALVDTKGSFCSKDKATLNLRFGDVDDLRSLSVRLQMSNTFYESAGQNWFTLDSVHIHYNWTHEATFNATDVYAPSTNSYHCQHISSLQKYDTLLVPSSNTDNSANWHITFTDFQIQAFNVQSSKFASASDCATFFTPAILMGLITSLILLLVLAYALHMVVHLKHIDRYEEHKTTVYFPRNTEAECTEKNNL; encoded by the exons ATGGCTCCGCGGGGGCGCGCAATGGCTCTggctttgttttcattcatttttctgcaggTTTTTCCTCCGTCTTTGCAGAGAGATCCTGCACTCCAGAG TTCCACCGACCCGTCCTCCCGAGACACAGCCGCAGACA ACGCAGTGTCCGGCGAGGGCCGGGTCGGCTCCTACGGGGACGTGGACGGCTCGGTGCTGATGGTGGAGACGCTACAG GAACGCCGGCCGCACTCTCCTCCTCCGAGCCGGAGAAAGCTGCTGCAGTCGGCAGGAATCATGCCCTACACCCCTCTGACTGTGGCTTTTAACGGCAAAACCTGCATCCTCTTCAGGGCCCGGAAGCTGGCCGTCCGCTACCGGAACCACACACTGGTGGACCTGACTGAGAGGGCTTTCGGGCCCGAGGCTCTGGTGGACACCAAAGGCTCCTTCTGCAGCAAAGACAAAGCCAC CCTGAACCTGCGTTTCGGCGACGTGGACGACCTCAGATCTCTGTCCGTCAG ACTGCAGATGTCCAACACTTTCTACGAGTCAGCAGGACAGAACTGGTTCACACTGGACAGCGTACACATCCACTACAACTGGACGCACGAGGCCACCTTCAACGCCACCGACGTCTACGCTCCGTCCACCAACTCTTACCACTGCCAGCACATCAGCAGCCTCCAGAAATACGACACGCTGCTGGTGCCCAGCTCCAACACGGACAACTCTGCAAACTGGCACATAACGTTCACGGACTTCCAG ATCCAAGCATTTAACGTCCAGTCCAGCAAGTTCGCCTCGGCCAGCGACTGTGCCACGTTCTTCACCCCGGCGATCCTCATGGGGCTCATCACCTCTCTGATCCTGCTGCTGGTCCTGGCCTATGCCCTGCACATGGTGGTGCACCTCAAGCACATCGACCGCTACGAAGAGCACAAGACCACCGTGTACTTCCCCCGAAATACAGAAGCAGAGTGCACAGAGAAGAACAACCTATAG
- the LOC136696013 gene encoding ADP-ribosylation factor 4-like: MGLTISSVFSRLFGKKQMRILMVGLDAAGKTTILYKLKLGEIVTTIPTIGFNVETVEYKNICFTVWDVGGQDKIRPLWRHYFQNTQGLIFVVDSNDRERAQEAAEELQKMLQEDELRDAVLLVFANKQDLPNAMAISELTDKLGLQALRSRTWYVQATCATQGTGLYEGLDWLSEQLSKL; the protein is encoded by the exons ATGGGGCTGACCATCTCCAGCGTGTTCTCCCGGCTCTTCGGGAAAAAGCAGATGAGGATCCTgatgg tGGGTCTCGATGCTGCAGGGAAGACCACAATCCTGTACAAGCTCAAACTGGGAGAAATCGTCACTACAATTCCCACTATAG GTTTCAACGTGGAGACGGTTGAGTACAAGAACATCTGTTTCACGGTTTGGGACGTGGGCGGCCAGGATAAGATCAGACCCCTGTGGAGACACTACTTCCAGAACACACAG GGTCTGATCTTTGTCGTGGACAGCAACGACCGCGAGCGCGCTCAAGAAGCTGCAGAGGAGCTGCAGAAAATG CTTCAGGAGGACGAGCTCAGAGACGCCGTTCTGCTCGTGTTCGCAAACAAACAAGACCTTCCCAACGCCATGGCCATCAGTGAGCTGACAGACAAACTGGGGCTGCAGGCGCTGAGGAGCCGAACT TGGTACGTCCAGGCCACGTGCGCCACTCAGGGGACGGGTCTGTATGAAGGACTGGACTGGCTTTCTGAGCAGCTGTCCAAGCTCTAA
- the rps23 gene encoding 40S ribosomal protein S23, whose amino-acid sequence MGKCRGLRTARKLRDHRREQKWHDKQYKKANLGTALKANPFGGASHAKGIVLEKVGVEAKQPNSAIRKCVRVQLIKNGKKITAFVPNDGCLNFIEENDEVLVAGFGRKGHAVGDIPGVRFKVVKVANVSLLALYKGKKERPRS is encoded by the exons ATGG GAAAGTGTCGTGGACTTCGTACCGCCAGAAAACTGCGGGACCACCGCCGTGAGCAGAAATGGCACGACAAGCAGTACAAGAAGGCCAATCTGGGCACCGCTCTGAAGGCCAACCCCTTCGGAGGAGCTTCACACGCCAAAGGCATCGTGCTTGAGAAAGT TGGCGTCGAGGCCAAGCAGCCGAACTCCGCTATTAGGAAGTGCGTCAGGGTCCAGCTGATCAAGAACGGCAAGAAGATCACAGCTTTCGTCCCCAACGACGGCTGCTTGAACTTCATTGAG GAAAACGACGAGGTTCTGGTGGCAGGGTTTGGTCGTAAGGGACACGCCGTCGGTGATATCCCTGGAGTACGTTTCAAGGTGGTGAAGGTGGCCAACGTGTCCCTCCTCGCTCTCTACAAAGGCAAGAAGGAGAGACCTAGGTCGTAA
- the pde12 gene encoding 2',5'-phosphodiesterase 12, with product MLRLGLLSARCSRAFSPSAARNAAAVRRFSRRMERAVVRCVPCESKLTISFTVNGSHRHMLRDQSEELGRVLARISSSASKARGKGKKGRAGGGPGAAPDVVQPVVRLFLEGDPVSEDCVNCEAWQDGAVLQVGETRYQVERNPPTFTTAELPLSVLAGFPVCPKLEVEFGELKHCVFTWYKESPCGGGEDTWVEAGHEQVFTPSNLDIGLRLKLKCVPGDGLRHGEAKELVSSGTVEAGPGYCTFDNRHPYAIRPTDPDTIRVVSYNILADIYAQTEVSRTVLYPYCAPYALEFDYRQSLIKKELCGYNADLVCLQEVDKGAFVDSLRPALEAFGLDGVFRVKEKQHEGLATFYRRSKFRVIGQHDIMLSEALTTDPVNRPLLDKLSTNPTLKERVLQLSTTLQVTLLQSISDTSKTVCVGNTHLYWHPKGGNVRLVQIALALNHLKNITEENPGTLVFCGDFNSTPSSGLFQLLSQGSVPESHGDWASNGPEELVQMELLNPFQLSSACGEPAYTNYVGGFHGCLDYIFMEPQALQVEQVIPMPSHQEVTTYQALPSVSHPSDHIALVCDLRWK from the exons ATGCTGCGGCTCGGGCTGCTTTCTGCACGGTGTTCCCGAGCCTTTTCACCCTCCGCAGCCCGCAACGCTGCTGCTGTGCGCCGCTTCTCCCGGAGGATGGAGCGCGCTGTTGTGCGGTGTGTTCCCTGCGAGTCTAAACTCACCATCTCCTTCACTGTGAACGGCAGCCACAGACACATGCTGCGGGACCAGAGCGAGGAGCTGGGCCGGGTTCTGGCCCGGATCTCCAGCAGCGCTAGTAAAGCCCGGGGCAAAGGGAAGAAGGGCCGCGCAGGCGGGGGCCCAGGAGCCGCTCCGGACGTGGTGCAGCCGGTGGTGCGCCTGTTTCTGGAGGGAGACCCTGTGTCTGAGGACTGTGTGAACTGTGAGGCCTGGCAGGACGGAGCCGTGCTGCAGGTAGGAGAGACCAGGTACCAGGTGGAGAGGAACCCCCCCACCTTCACCACGGCCGAGCTGCCCCTCTCTGTCCTGGCTGGGTTCCCCGTGTGCCCCAAGCTGGAGGTGGAGTTCGGGGAGCTGAAGCACTGTGTGTTTACATGGTATAAAGAAAGTCCCTGCGGTGGGGGTGAGGACACCTGGGTGGAGGCAGGACACGAGCAGGTCTTCACTCCATCCAATCTGGACATTGGCCTGAGGCTGAAGCTGAAGTGTGTTCCTGGGGACGGGTTGAGGCACGGAGAGGCCAAAGAACTGGTCTCCTCGGGCACTGTGGAGGCAGGTCCAGGCTACTGCACGTTCGACAACAGACACCCGTACGCTATCAGGCCCACGGACCCCGACACTATCAGGGTGGTGTCCTACAACATCTTAGCTGACATCTACGCCCAGACCGAGGTTTCCAGAACTGTCCTGTATCCGTACTGCGCTCCGTATGCCCTGGAGTTCGACTACCGCCAGAGCCTCATCAAGAAGGAGCTCTGTGGGTACAACGCCGACCTGGTTTGCCTCCAGGAGGTGGACAAAGGGGCTTTCGTAGACAGCCTCCGCCCAGCTCTGGAGGCCTTCGGGCTGGATGGCGTCTTCAGGGTTAAAGAGAAGCAGCACGAAGGCCTGGCCACCTTCTACCGCAGGTCCAAGTTCAGGGTCATAGGTCAACATGACATCATGCTGAGCGAGGCCCTGACCACCGACCCGGTAAACCGCCCCCTGCTGGACAAATTGTCCACCAACCCCACACTGAAGGAGAGGGTGCTGCAGCTGTCCACAACTCTGCAG GTGACGCTGCTTCAGTCCATAAGTGATACATCAAAGACGGTGTGTGTAGGAAACACACATCTCTACTGGCACCCCAAAG gtggaaatgtcaggTTGGTGCAGATAGCGCTGGCCCTGAATCACCTAAAGAACATCACAGAGGAGAACCCGGGGACCCTGGTGTTCTGCGGGGACTTTAACAGCACCCCCTCGTCTGGGCTTTTCCAGCTGCTCAGTCAGGGCTCGGTACCGGAGAGCCATGGAGACTGGGCTTCGAACGGACCCGAGGAGCTCGTTCAGATGGAGCTTCTGAACCCGTTCCAGCTGAGCAGCGCCTGTGGAGAACCGGCCTACACTAACTACGTTGGAGGGTTCCACGGCTGTCTGGACTATATTTTCATGGAGCCCCAGGCTTTGCAGGTGGAGCAGGTCATTCCTATGCCCAGTCACCAGGAGGTCACCACCTACCAAGCCCTGCCCAGCGTCTCTCACCCTTCCGACCACATCGCTTTGGTCTGTGACCTCAGATGGAAATGA
- the LOC136696333 gene encoding ADP-ribosylation factor 4-like, whose translation MGTIISSIFLRFTEKKQLRILMVGLDAAGKTTVLYKLKLGEVVTTIPTLGFNVETVEYRNISFTVWDVGGQDVIRRLWRHYYHNTSGLIFVVDSNDPERITEASEELQKMLQEDELRDAVVLVLANKQDLPKAMPVLEITERMGLDTMRGRNWYVQPACAVSGSGLFEGLDWLSTQLSRK comes from the exons ATGGGGACCATCATCTCCTCCATCTTCCTCCGCTTCACAGAGAAGAAACAGCTCCGGATCCTGATGG tgggtctggatgCAGCAGGAAAGACTACTGTTCTGTACAAACTGAAACTGGGGGAAGTGGTCACCACGATTCCGACCCTGG GCTTTAACGTGGAGACGGTGGAGTACAGGAACATCTCTTTCACGGTGTGGGACGTTGGGGGTCAGGACGTGATCAGGAGACTGTGGAGACACTACTATCACAACACCAGc gGCCTCATCTTCGTGGTGGACAGCAACGATCCCGAGAGAATCACAGAAGCATCTGAGGAGCTGCAGAAGATG CTGCAGGAGGACGAGCTGAGGGATGCCGTGGTGTTGGTTCTGGCCAATAAACAGGACTTACCCAAAGCGATGCCAGTGCTGGAGATTACTGAGAGGATGGGGCTGGACACGATGAGGGGAAGAAAC TGGTATGTCCAGCCCGCCTGCGCCGTCAGCGGCAGTGGTTTGTTCGAGGGGCTGGACTGGCTCTCCACTCAACTCTCCAGGAAGTAG